One segment of Mycolicibacterium sp. YH-1 DNA contains the following:
- a CDS encoding neutral zinc metallopeptidase, with product MGRRHLGSLAVAACAAVLVTSCASTVSGSAVSVFNDPFSVAGMPATDGPTGLRDDAAEPSRDVVGTDGGDIDELARQSISDIEEFWATAYGETFDGEFTPASELHSWDAEEFDGVFCGMDTVGLVNAGFCFDDESIGWDRGELLPSLRRANGDMAVTMVLAHEYGHSIQHQAGLVDDDTPTLMSEQQADCLAGSYMRWVAEDNSPRFTMNTGEGLNNLLAAMIAFRDPLLTESDPEVGTDEHGSAFERVSAFQFGFTDGASSCKGIDMQEIDQRRGDLPVLLPDDETGELPVTEDSVRSIIDALGILFEPANPPELAFEAQDCQDARMRPPVSYCPASNTIIVDVDKLAAVGAAAGEEDGGGLVTGDNTAYSILVSRYMQALQHEHGDVALNTAEAALRTACLTGVATAKMTQPITTPDGDTIALTAGDVDEAVSGILLNGMVASDVNGDSVPSGFSRIDAFRVGVLGDTDRCFKRFD from the coding sequence ATGGGTCGTCGGCATCTGGGGTCACTGGCCGTCGCCGCGTGTGCCGCAGTTCTTGTCACCTCATGCGCCTCGACCGTGTCGGGCAGCGCCGTGTCGGTGTTCAACGATCCGTTCAGCGTCGCGGGCATGCCCGCCACCGACGGGCCAACGGGTCTGCGTGATGATGCCGCCGAGCCGTCGCGTGACGTGGTGGGAACCGACGGCGGCGATATCGACGAACTCGCGCGTCAGTCCATCAGCGATATCGAGGAGTTCTGGGCGACCGCCTACGGCGAGACGTTCGACGGCGAGTTCACGCCCGCCTCCGAACTCCACTCATGGGACGCCGAGGAGTTCGACGGCGTGTTCTGCGGTATGGACACCGTCGGGTTGGTCAATGCCGGGTTCTGTTTCGATGACGAGAGCATCGGCTGGGACCGCGGCGAGCTGCTGCCATCGCTGCGCCGGGCCAACGGCGACATGGCGGTCACGATGGTGCTGGCACACGAGTACGGCCACTCGATCCAGCATCAGGCCGGGCTCGTCGACGATGACACACCCACGTTGATGAGCGAGCAACAGGCCGACTGCCTGGCGGGCTCCTACATGCGCTGGGTTGCCGAGGACAACTCCCCCCGGTTCACGATGAACACCGGCGAGGGGCTGAACAACCTGTTGGCCGCGATGATCGCCTTCCGCGACCCGCTGCTCACCGAGAGCGACCCCGAAGTCGGTACGGACGAGCACGGTTCGGCGTTCGAGAGGGTGTCGGCGTTCCAGTTCGGCTTCACCGACGGGGCGAGTTCCTGCAAGGGCATCGACATGCAGGAGATCGATCAGCGTCGGGGCGACCTGCCCGTGTTGCTACCCGACGATGAGACCGGCGAACTGCCCGTCACCGAGGACTCGGTGCGCTCCATCATCGACGCGCTGGGCATCCTCTTCGAACCCGCCAATCCGCCAGAGCTGGCGTTTGAGGCGCAGGACTGCCAGGACGCCCGGATGCGCCCACCCGTCTCCTACTGCCCGGCCTCCAACACGATCATCGTCGACGTCGACAAACTGGCGGCGGTCGGAGCCGCAGCCGGCGAGGAGGACGGCGGCGGACTGGTCACCGGCGATAACACCGCCTACTCAATCCTGGTGTCCCGCTATATGCAGGCGCTGCAGCACGAGCACGGCGACGTCGCACTGAACACCGCCGAGGCCGCGCTGCGCACCGCCTGCCTCACGGGCGTCGCGACGGCGAAGATGACTCAGCCGATCACCACCCCCGACGGCGACACCATCGCCCTCACCGCGGGCGACGTCGACGAGGCGGTGTCGGGCATCCTGCTCAACGGCATGGTCGCCAGCGACGTCAACGGTGACTCCGTGCCGTCGGGCTTCTCGCGCATCGACGCGTTCCGGGTGGGTGTCCTCGGTGACACCGACCGCTGCTTCAAGCGCTTCGACTAG